The proteins below come from a single Acidimicrobiia bacterium genomic window:
- a CDS encoding SDR family oxidoreductase, with the protein MGLLDGKVAVVTGAGSGMAKASVKLFVAEGARAVAADISGAENDTAKEVGAGVLPVRCDVTKEADVEALMRAAVEEFGRLDAVLNVAGIADGIMLTDVTMEQYDRMMNVDLRGVFLGMKHGIRTMLECDNGGAVVNWSSIGGLNSSIATSVYGAAKAGVVSLTKTAALEYGRKNIRVNCVCPGYIKTEIMGASLDAMPSAAKGTPLRRLGLPHEVAEVAAFLCSDRASFVSGAIVPVDGGRVCAIA; encoded by the coding sequence ATGGGCCTGTTGGACGGCAAGGTCGCGGTCGTCACCGGCGCGGGTTCGGGGATGGCGAAGGCGTCGGTGAAGCTGTTCGTCGCCGAGGGCGCCCGCGCCGTCGCCGCCGACATCAGCGGTGCCGAGAACGACACCGCGAAGGAGGTCGGCGCGGGCGTGCTGCCCGTGCGCTGCGACGTGACGAAGGAAGCCGACGTCGAGGCGCTGATGCGCGCCGCGGTCGAGGAGTTCGGGCGACTCGACGCGGTGCTGAACGTCGCGGGCATCGCCGACGGCATCATGCTCACCGACGTCACGATGGAGCAGTACGACCGCATGATGAACGTCGACCTGCGCGGCGTGTTCCTCGGGATGAAGCACGGCATCCGCACGATGCTCGAGTGCGACAACGGCGGCGCGGTCGTGAACTGGTCGTCGATCGGCGGACTCAACTCGTCGATCGCGACGAGTGTGTACGGCGCGGCGAAGGCCGGCGTCGTGTCGCTGACGAAGACGGCGGCGCTCGAGTACGGCCGCAAGAACATCCGAGTGAACTGCGTGTGTCCGGGCTACATCAAGACTGAGATCATGGGCGCGTCGCTCGACGCGATGCCGTCGGCCGCCAAGGGCACGCCTCTGCGGCGCCTCGGTCTGCCGCACGAGGTCGCCGAGGTCGCCGCGTTCCTCTGCTCCGACCGCGCGTCGTTCGTGAGCGGTGCGATCGTGCCCGTCGACGGCGGGCGCGTCTGCGCGATCGCGTGA